The Raphanus sativus cultivar WK10039 chromosome 2, ASM80110v3, whole genome shotgun sequence DNA segment AATCTAAAGGAGCTTCTTGTGAAGCTTGTGCCGTgaaagttattttataatatcttCGCTCTCGCTCGAGGCGCTTAGTATAAGAACAAAACTAAAAGAGCAATAATCTTTGAGAAAAGTTACATCCAATACTACAAAAGAGTATACTCTCAGAGTCATCCTTATGCGTAACATAGCTACAAAGGAGATGGGATATGCAGGAGGGAACATACTAGTGAAGGGTGAGGTTGAGCTGCTTTAGCTGAATCACCTTGAGCAGTATCTGGTTTCACTAAATTTTATGAGAATCAACATGAACAATCTGCATCCATGTTGCTGCAGCTAACTCATACAAATCACAATTATTAATTACTGCATTCCAGATCTCCACATTCAGTCCAAAGTAGTCTGATATCAACTCCTTAAGAAACTTGGCTTCATAAAGTTAGTTGGGGGATCCCAAGAGATTGTGATTCTTTTTATAGTCCTCTTCTTCAATTGCTAAGCTTACATTTTATAGCAAATCCTGCACAGCGTGATTGGTAGTTGCATAGGATTAAGAAAACAGAAGCAGCTATGTAAAGAAGATAGTCATTCAGacttcaaattttttttctgataaacATACTCTGCATTTGCATTGAGTCTGAGGTACAAGTAGAAAGGAGATAGGCACTCAAAATCTAAAACGGGGTAAAGTCGGCCATAAAGTAATCTAACTAGTGACAACATTGTTGCACTGAAACTGACCTTAAACTGACATACCGTTAACATTACAAAACGCTCACAAGTGGGCTTTTTATAACATGATTACTTGCTCAACAAGGAACATCGCAATCATTGGAATGGGAGAAGTGTTACCTAACATGACAGTTAAAAAaggtttatataaaaaaaaatgtaaaattgattatatattGTTCATTCAAATAAACAAAGAGGCCGGCCACATACGActtgtataattaaattaaaaaattagaaatcaaggttttttttaaataataaaaatggtgATAAAAATGGTGGAGGAAGCaaaggaagaaggaagaaggcaGAAGACAGAAGAGATGGGAAATGAGAATGGAGAAAGAAAGGGAGAGTTCATTAACCAAAACAATAATGACTTCTTCCTTGATTCAATGTCAAtgctctcctctcttcctccttgCTGGGACTCTTCTCTTCCCcctcctcatcctcatcctcctccGCACGCTTCCACCATTGACGCCTCTTTCCCCGACCACTTCCATCAACCTCAGGTACCAAACTATATCATACTACACAATGGTAAAGAATGTTTTTGATTCCTTGCATCACATCTTCTTGCGTTATTGTTTGTCAATGCAGGAGTCAGGTGGTCCAAGCCAAGATGGGTTGCAGGCACAAGGGACAGTCTCCACCACGAGCGCACCCGTGGCTCGTCAAAAGCCAAGGGTGCGAGCTAGGAGAGGTCAAGCCACCGATCCTCACAGCATCGCTGAGCGGGTATCTCCATCATTCACTTCATCCATCTCCTTTTATATTATCTTTGTGTTTGTTTCTCATTGTGTTGTTTCGGACAGTTGAGAAGGGAACGCATTGCAGAGCGTATGAAGTCTCTTCAAGAACTGGTTCCCAACACCAACAAGGTACTCAACACTTTcctgatttttttatataattcttGTCCTGAATCTGTATAATAATTAACCGAATTTGTTGATGCAGACGGATAAGGCGTCCATGCTGGATGAGATCATCGAGTATGTTAGATTCCTTCAGCTGCAAGTCAAGGTACTAAGCATGAGCAGGTTGGGAGGTGCAGGGGCAGTTGGTCCACGCCTCAACGGTCTCACTTCCGAGGTCAATTTCTTATGCAAGAGTTGGATCTGTAATTTAGGAGAccataaacatttttttccttagttttatataaataactCCTTAAAATTTGGGGGTTAAAATGAATGTTTCACCCTGTAACTAGAACCGGTCTGCCATTATGGATTTTTAGGTCAAGTGGGATATTATACCAATCATCATGGTTTTTTGGTAATGTAGGTTGGAGGACGGCTTGACGCCCTCTCTGGACCGTGCAATGGCTTAAACGGGAAGGGAAACGGAACAGGATCATCCAACGAGAGCTTAAGGTCAACAGAAAATAGGGTGGCAAAACTGATGGAAGAAGACATGGGATCTGCAATGCAGTACCTTCAAGGGAAAGGGCTTTGCTTAATGCCCATCTCTCTCGCAACTGCAATGTCATCTACATCTAATCCCTCTCGTGGAGCTCTCTTCAACCCCAACAACTCCAATGTcgtagcagcagcagcagaagaGGCAAATGTAGCAGCAGCAGCTGCACCTGAAGACTCTTCTGCTATGGATGATGTATCTGCCTCCAAGGCCTAAAACATAGGGTTTCTCATGTGTTTTCATTTTCTCTGTCTTAAGTCAAACCCTAAATCCATTATCTATTTACTATTTTCACTTGTattcattaaataataatttaaaaagtttacaaaacaGACAAGATAGAAACACTCGTAAACATACATATACGTGTCTTGT contains these protein-coding regions:
- the LOC108841502 gene encoding transcription factor LRL3-like, whose protein sequence is MGNENGERKGEFINQNNNDFFLDSMSMLSSLPPCWDSSLPPPHPHPPPHASTIDASFPDHFHQPQESGGPSQDGLQAQGTVSTTSAPVARQKPRVRARRGQATDPHSIAERLRRERIAERMKSLQELVPNTNKTDKASMLDEIIEYVRFLQLQVKVLSMSRLGGAGAVGPRLNGLTSEVGGRLDALSGPCNGLNGKGNGTGSSNESLRSTENRVAKLMEEDMGSAMQYLQGKGLCLMPISLATAMSSTSNPSRGALFNPNNSNVVAAAAEEANVAAAAAPEDSSAMDDVSASKA